TTTATACGACGATGACGCGTGGCGGGGCTTTATTTATACAGTCAAAGATGAACGTCTAGTGTATATCTTCTTTTTAGCGATCGATGCAAGCGAACGCTCTAAAGGCTATGGAAGTGGCTTGATGACTTTGATCAAAGAGCGTTATGCCAACAAGATCATCGGGCTGAGTGCAGAAATGGCCGATGAACAAGCCGAAAATAATGCTGAACGGCTACGACGTCTAAAATTTTATGCTAAAAACGACTTTTTACCAGTCGATTTTTATACTTTAGAAAAAGGGGGCGTCAAGTTTGAATTTTTGACGGAACACGGTCAAAAAGTCGCCCCAATGGCGTACCCAGATCTGATGCATCGTT
This window of the Ligilactobacillus faecis genome carries:
- a CDS encoding GNAT family N-acetyltransferase yields the protein MVLKLVEASDADLAKIKKLYLEAFPAVERVPFWLLKRRAKTPLAEFCSLYDDDAWRGFIYTVKDERLVYIFFLAIDASERSKGYGSGLMTLIKERYANKIIGLSAEMADEQAENNAERLRRLKFYAKNDFLPVDFYTLEKGGVKFEFLTEHGQKVAPMAYPDLMHRCLGIWQKLLLPVKVISKDS